A single Sphingobacteriales bacterium DNA region contains:
- the leuC gene encoding 3-isopropylmalate dehydratase large subunit, translating into MGQTLFDKVWDAHVVESIENGPQVFYIDKHFIHEVTTPQAFAGLDKRGIPVLRPKQTIATADHNVPTRDQDLPIREKLSRHQVDTLIDNCQRYGIELYGLGHPFQGIVHVIGPQLGITQPGITIVCGDSHTSTHGAFGAIAFGIGTSEVEQVLATQCILQTKPKKMRINVEGELGKGVTSKDIILYIISRISTSGGTGYFVEYAGSAIRSLSMEARMTICNMSIEMGARGGIIASDEITFDYLRGREFSPVDFDAAVEKWKQLQTDADAVFDKEYTYDAADIEPMITYGTNPAMGIRISDTIPAIEDAGLEKSLQYMGFEKGQSMLGKSIDYVFLGSCTNSRMEDLRLFAQLVKGKKKAEHVTVWVVPGSKQIENQAKEEGIDKILVEAGMELREPGCSACLGMNEDKIPAGKYCISTSNRNFEGRQGQGARTLLASPLMAAAAAITGKITDVRELL; encoded by the coding sequence ATGGGACAAACATTATTTGACAAGGTATGGGATGCGCATGTAGTAGAGTCCATTGAAAACGGACCGCAGGTATTTTATATTGACAAGCATTTTATTCATGAAGTGACTACGCCTCAGGCATTTGCAGGGTTGGACAAAAGAGGCATCCCCGTTCTTCGTCCCAAACAAACAATTGCCACGGCCGATCATAATGTGCCTACCAGGGATCAGGATCTGCCTATCCGAGAAAAATTATCGCGCCATCAGGTCGATACATTAATTGATAATTGTCAACGCTACGGAATCGAATTATACGGGCTTGGGCATCCGTTTCAGGGGATTGTACACGTTATCGGGCCGCAGCTGGGCATCACACAGCCAGGCATCACCATTGTCTGCGGCGATTCACATACTTCCACACACGGAGCTTTTGGCGCGATTGCATTCGGAATCGGCACTTCTGAAGTGGAACAGGTGCTGGCTACGCAGTGTATCCTTCAAACTAAACCTAAGAAGATGCGTATCAACGTGGAAGGTGAATTGGGAAAAGGGGTTACATCCAAGGATATTATTCTGTACATCATCTCCAGGATATCCACCAGCGGCGGCACCGGCTATTTTGTAGAATATGCGGGTTCTGCCATCCGAAGCCTGAGCATGGAAGCGCGCATGACCATCTGCAATATGAGTATAGAAATGGGTGCGCGGGGTGGTATCATTGCGTCGGATGAGATAACATTTGATTATTTAAGAGGACGGGAATTTTCTCCCGTAGATTTTGATGCGGCTGTTGAAAAATGGAAGCAGCTCCAAACAGACGCGGATGCCGTTTTTGATAAGGAATATACTTATGATGCGGCGGACATCGAACCCATGATTACGTATGGAACCAATCCTGCTATGGGTATCCGGATTTCTGATACGATTCCTGCTATCGAGGATGCCGGACTGGAAAAGTCCCTGCAGTATATGGGGTTTGAAAAAGGCCAGTCTATGTTAGGCAAATCAATTGATTATGTTTTTCTGGGAAGCTGTACCAACTCGAGAATGGAAGACCTGCGCTTATTTGCGCAGCTGGTGAAAGGGAAAAAGAAGGCGGAGCATGTGACGGTTTGGGTAGTGCCCGGCAGCAAACAAATTGAAAACCAGGCGAAGGAAGAAGGCATCGATAAGATCTTGGTGGAAGCCGGTATGGAGTTGCGTGAACCGGGCTGTTCCGCATGTCTGGGTATGAATGAAGACAAGATTCCTGCAGGTAAATATTGCATTTCCACATCCAACAGAAATTTTGAAGGTCGGCAGGGACAAGGTGCCCGCACTTTACTGGCCAGTCCGCTGATGGCTGCCGCTGCTGCCATTACAGGAAAAATTACGGATGTAAGAGAATTATTGTAA
- the leuD gene encoding 3-isopropylmalate dehydratase small subunit has product MEKFTTIQTTCVPLHLEDVDTDQIIPARFLKATTREGFGDNLFRDWRYNPDDTPKVDFVLNDKTYQGEILVVGKNFGCGSSREHAAWAIYDYGFRVVVSSFFADIFKNNALNNGLLPVVVSPEFLERLFTAIEANPAVEVKVNLVKQTIELTATQEIEFFDINPYKKTCMINGYDDIDYLLSLKGKIAEFELKQ; this is encoded by the coding sequence ATGGAAAAATTCACCACCATACAAACCACCTGCGTACCGCTCCATCTGGAAGATGTGGATACCGATCAGATTATCCCGGCACGATTTCTGAAAGCTACCACCCGCGAAGGGTTTGGTGATAACCTGTTCCGCGATTGGAGGTATAATCCTGACGATACGCCTAAAGTGGATTTTGTGCTCAACGATAAAACCTACCAGGGAGAAATATTGGTGGTTGGCAAGAATTTCGGCTGTGGATCTTCCCGTGAGCATGCCGCCTGGGCCATTTATGATTATGGATTCCGGGTCGTCGTCTCTTCCTTCTTTGCGGATATTTTTAAGAACAATGCATTGAACAACGGATTGCTGCCGGTAGTCGTATCCCCGGAGTTTCTGGAAAGACTGTTTACTGCAATCGAAGCCAATCCGGCTGTGGAGGTGAAAGTAAATCTGGTGAAACAGACGATAGAGCTTACGGCTACGCAGGAAATAGAATTTTTTGATATCAATCCGTACAAAAAAACCTGTATGATTAACGGATACGATGATATCGATTACCTGCTGAGCCTGAAGGGAAAAATTGCTGAGTTTGAGTTAAAGCAGTAG
- a CDS encoding PIN domain-containing protein produces the protein MYNVFIDSDIILDFLSERKPFFKDAKQILTYASLKKIKLHTSAIIYANVFYVLRKEFSPAMVKSRLIDLSEMIQIVNTTHDSTKNALHSDFSDFENAIQYYTALENKCAFLITRNLKDFGKAKNIRVLTSAQFCKLFVK, from the coding sequence GTGTATAATGTATTTATTGATTCTGATATCATACTTGATTTTCTTTCCGAAAGAAAACCATTTTTTAAAGATGCCAAACAAATACTCACATATGCTTCTCTCAAAAAGATTAAATTACACACTTCCGCAATTATTTATGCTAATGTGTTTTATGTTTTAAGAAAAGAATTCTCTCCGGCAATGGTAAAATCAAGGTTAATTGACCTTTCAGAGATGATACAGATAGTAAATACGACGCATGATTCAACTAAAAATGCCCTGCATTCCGATTTTTCCGATTTTGAAAATGCCATCCAATATTATACGGCACTTGAAAATAAATGTGCTTTTTTAATTACACGAAATTTAAAAGATTTCGGGAAGGCAAAAAACATTCGTGTATTAACGTCAGCTCAATTTTGTAAATTATTTGTAAAATAA
- a CDS encoding UDP-2,3-diacylglucosamine diphosphatase, translated as MNIIAGKKVYFISDLHLGAPDAAASSEREKKLCRFLSAAKSDAQAIFLIGDTFDFWFEYKRAVPKGFVRFLAKLLQLRDDGIEIYIFIGNHDLWMKDYLKKEIGATIFDDKVKLECNSPSGVRGFLLAHGDGLGPGDAKYKILKRIFTNKLCQWLFRWLHPDIGIKIAQLWSRHTFTDPTIEVFHGEEKEWLIQYCKRKLTEHHFDYFIMGHRHLPMEIQLSDRSTYINLGDWIINCNYAVYDGEKVKMVKYED; from the coding sequence ATCAATATCATTGCCGGTAAAAAAGTCTATTTTATCTCCGATTTGCACCTAGGTGCCCCTGATGCTGCAGCCAGTTCGGAGAGAGAAAAGAAACTTTGCCGTTTTTTGAGTGCTGCGAAATCAGACGCGCAGGCCATATTTCTGATAGGGGATACGTTTGATTTCTGGTTTGAATACAAACGGGCAGTGCCGAAGGGATTTGTCCGTTTTCTGGCGAAATTACTACAGCTCAGGGACGATGGGATTGAGATCTATATCTTCATCGGCAACCATGATTTGTGGATGAAGGATTATCTGAAAAAAGAAATAGGAGCAACAATCTTTGACGACAAAGTTAAACTAGAATGTAATTCCCCTTCAGGGGTCAGGGGTTTCCTGCTAGCACACGGCGATGGCTTAGGTCCCGGCGATGCCAAATATAAAATCCTTAAAAGAATTTTTACCAATAAGCTTTGTCAATGGCTGTTTCGCTGGCTGCATCCTGATATTGGTATAAAAATTGCACAACTTTGGAGCAGGCATACCTTCACGGACCCAACAATAGAGGTATTTCACGGGGAAGAGAAGGAGTGGCTGATTCAATATTGCAAAAGAAAACTGACCGAACATCATTTTGATTATTTTATTATGGGACACCGCCACCTTCCGATGGAGATACAACTCAGCGATAGAAGCACGTACATTAACTTAGGCGACTGGATTATCAACTGTAATTATGCCGTTTACGACGGCGAAAAGGTGAAAATGGTAAAATATGAAGACTGA
- a CDS encoding DUF4293 domain-containing protein, producing the protein MIQRVQTIYLLLAALACIAFIFVPFGQIKTPEGGTETWAIKQVTPVMISAIVVAATSLISIFLFKNRRTQMKLVLVNIMLSVALIGLFVFGVTQHIGLRNYTFGIGAILPLFILLFNMLAYGSIKSDENLVKSMDRLR; encoded by the coding sequence ATGATACAACGCGTTCAAACCATTTATCTTTTATTGGCTGCACTGGCATGCATCGCCTTTATCTTCGTTCCGTTCGGACAAATCAAGACACCGGAGGGCGGAACAGAAACATGGGCCATCAAACAGGTCACTCCGGTTATGATTTCCGCTATTGTTGTCGCAGCTACCAGCCTTATTTCCATCTTTTTGTTCAAAAACAGAAGAACACAGATGAAGTTGGTCCTGGTGAATATCATGCTTTCCGTTGCGTTGATCGGATTGTTTGTTTTTGGCGTCACACAGCATATTGGGCTACGGAATTATACATTCGGTATCGGGGCGATACTTCCATTGTTCATCCTGCTTTTTAATATGCTGGCGTATGGCAGCATTAAAAGCGATGAGAACCTGGTAAAATCGATGGATAGGTTGAGATAA
- the truA gene encoding tRNA pseudouridine(38-40) synthase TruA, giving the protein MRYFMRLSYNGKNYCGWQRQENAVSVQEVLEQNLSKIFNAPVELVGCGRTDTGVHAKEYYAHTDTDAVLPENFIYRINRILPEDISIAEIFEAVDDLHARFDAVSRTYKYFIHFDKNPFLEDFSFQVHEWRPDIQKMNHCIQQLFGERDFASFEKKGSDNKTSICKLENAYWETAENGLVFTITANRFLRNMVRRITAALLMVGLGKLSEQELLDAVHAKDSLEVKISVPAKGLFLWKITYDFNEK; this is encoded by the coding sequence ATGCGTTATTTCATGCGGCTATCCTATAACGGAAAAAATTACTGTGGCTGGCAGCGACAGGAGAATGCTGTTTCCGTGCAGGAGGTGCTGGAGCAGAATTTGTCCAAAATATTTAATGCACCTGTAGAACTGGTGGGCTGCGGACGCACGGATACAGGGGTTCATGCAAAGGAATACTATGCGCATACAGATACGGACGCAGTCCTTCCTGAAAATTTCATATACCGTATCAACCGGATACTGCCTGAGGATATTTCCATTGCTGAGATTTTTGAAGCAGTGGATGATTTGCATGCCCGATTTGATGCCGTCAGCCGGACCTATAAATATTTCATCCATTTTGATAAAAATCCGTTTCTGGAAGATTTCAGTTTTCAGGTACATGAATGGCGGCCGGATATTCAAAAGATGAACCATTGCATACAGCAGCTTTTTGGAGAACGCGATTTTGCTTCCTTTGAAAAAAAAGGAAGTGATAATAAAACCTCAATCTGTAAATTGGAAAATGCTTATTGGGAAACTGCCGAAAACGGCTTGGTGTTCACCATTACGGCCAATCGCTTTCTCCGGAATATGGTGCGCCGCATTACGGCCGCATTATTAATGGTGGGTTTGGGAAAATTGTCTGAACAAGAACTGCTGGATGCTGTTCATGCAAAAGATTCGCTGGAGGTAAAAATTTCGGTACCCGCAAAAGGGTTGTTTTTGTGGAAGATAACATACGATTTTAATGAAAAGTAA